The following are from one region of the Thermococcus cleftensis genome:
- a CDS encoding CRISPR-associated helicase/endonuclease Cas3 has translation MRPCYAKFLPHDFLECHTNDAINVLKSMKTAFKWLEEPFPRVWELSFYSVLLHDLGKCASGFQRNPREWGYRHEVLSAPFASFLDLPEDERNLIALAILTHHRTLDELEEILPSGEHRGGFEDKVEELFQNRDYIEGIFFERVPYWELYFFGRRLELFNPPKDWSERVRGYDFDALISWYERNVERYREELVYLRGLLNASDHLASAGELEVRLLPDIRTAVELRIPEERWRPLQRAAWNTEGNLLLRAPTGYGKTEASLLWADRNAQRTRKGLSSRIFYVLPYKASINAMHSRLLGLFKDPALVGVLHSSSGFYLYSSELEYRRLSSLYRKIYTPLKVTTPFQLMKPFFGVGFFEMGLTELTGSLLIFDEIHAYEPNVLGIILAILELLKGRRTKAMVMTATLPEFLERLIEETIKPRKLQAPPEEADRFTRHRINVVDGSMESIEELIEELKPEDGPALVACNTVSRAVEVYSRLRDDYSAMLLHSRFTYGDREEKEKKLLSNLNDFDVVVATQVVEVSIDVSFSTIITEPAPLDALIQRFGRVNRRGFGNPRNVYVLTEGGEGDKRIYPPEVVRRSLGLLKELDGKPLPESKVPELVTLAYEPLADRLRGEVLEYKAQALELFEALMPLRSGENERRFYEMFRGLEAIPGAYQDAVLELLTRKRYMEVHRYLVPIPLWLFMSESDAFHRLSSTGPGKHIIVAELEYNQELGLLREPSGGEVL, from the coding sequence AAGAGCATGAAAACCGCGTTCAAATGGCTTGAGGAGCCCTTCCCGCGCGTCTGGGAACTTTCTTTTTATTCCGTTCTCCTCCACGACCTCGGCAAGTGCGCGAGCGGTTTTCAGAGGAATCCAAGGGAATGGGGCTACCGACACGAGGTTCTCTCGGCACCTTTCGCCTCTTTCCTCGATCTTCCCGAGGACGAGAGAAACCTCATTGCACTCGCAATCCTCACCCACCATCGAACCCTCGACGAGCTTGAGGAGATACTGCCCAGCGGGGAACACCGCGGGGGGTTCGAGGATAAAGTTGAGGAACTCTTTCAGAACAGGGACTACATCGAGGGGATTTTCTTCGAGCGAGTTCCCTACTGGGAGCTGTATTTCTTTGGAAGAAGGCTAGAGCTTTTTAATCCGCCCAAAGACTGGTCGGAGCGCGTCCGGGGCTACGATTTCGACGCTCTTATTAGCTGGTACGAGCGGAACGTGGAGAGATACAGGGAGGAACTGGTCTATCTGAGGGGTCTTCTCAACGCCTCTGATCATCTCGCATCTGCGGGAGAGCTTGAGGTACGTCTTCTGCCTGACATCAGAACGGCGGTTGAGCTTCGGATTCCGGAGGAGCGCTGGAGGCCCCTGCAGAGGGCGGCATGGAACACCGAAGGAAACCTCCTCCTGAGGGCCCCCACGGGCTACGGCAAGACCGAGGCTTCCCTCCTGTGGGCCGACAGGAACGCCCAAAGAACGAGGAAGGGCCTGTCGAGCAGGATATTCTACGTGCTCCCCTACAAGGCCAGCATTAACGCGATGCACTCGAGGTTACTCGGTCTTTTCAAGGACCCCGCGCTCGTCGGCGTTCTCCACAGCTCCTCGGGCTTCTACCTCTACTCTTCGGAGCTGGAATACAGGCGCCTGTCTTCCCTCTACAGGAAGATTTACACGCCCCTCAAGGTCACGACGCCTTTCCAGCTCATGAAACCCTTCTTCGGCGTCGGCTTCTTCGAGATGGGTCTCACCGAGCTGACAGGCTCGCTCCTGATCTTCGATGAAATCCACGCCTACGAGCCCAACGTCCTCGGCATAATCCTGGCGATCCTCGAGCTACTGAAGGGGAGACGGACAAAGGCAATGGTCATGACCGCGACCCTGCCGGAGTTCCTTGAGAGGCTAATCGAGGAAACGATAAAACCAAGGAAGCTTCAGGCTCCGCCGGAGGAGGCGGACCGTTTCACGAGGCACAGGATAAACGTCGTCGACGGCTCGATGGAGAGCATAGAGGAGCTAATCGAGGAACTCAAACCCGAGGACGGACCGGCCTTGGTGGCATGCAACACGGTATCAAGGGCTGTGGAGGTTTACTCACGCCTCAGGGACGATTACAGCGCGATGCTCCTCCACAGTCGCTTCACGTACGGTGACAGGGAGGAGAAGGAGAAAAAGCTCCTGTCGAACCTCAACGACTTCGACGTGGTCGTTGCCACCCAGGTGGTGGAGGTCTCGATCGACGTGAGCTTTTCCACGATTATCACCGAACCGGCACCGTTAGATGCCCTGATCCAGCGCTTCGGTAGGGTAAACAGGAGGGGTTTTGGGAACCCGAGGAACGTTTACGTCCTAACCGAGGGCGGGGAGGGGGATAAACGCATCTACCCACCCGAAGTCGTCAGGAGGAGCCTGGGGCTGCTGAAGGAGCTTGACGGGAAGCCCCTGCCCGAGTCAAAGGTTCCGGAGCTTGTGACGCTGGCTTACGAACCGCTCGCGGACAGGCTCAGGGGGGAGGTTTTGGAGTACAAGGCCCAGGCGCTCGAACTCTTTGAGGCCCTGATGCCCCTGAGGAGTGGCGAAAACGAGCGCAGGTTCTACGAGATGTTCAGGGGGCTGGAGGCGATACCCGGCGCTTACCAGGACGCTGTTCTGGAGCTGCTCACCAGGAAACGTTACATGGAAGTTCACCGCTACCTCGTCCCGATTCCCCTGTGGCTCTTCATGAGCGAAAGCGACGCCTTCCACAGGCTCAGCTCAACGGGGCCCGGAAAACACATCATCGTCGCGGAGCTTGAGTACAATCAAGAACTCGGCCTTCTGAGAGAACCTTCGGGCGGTGAGGTGCTGTGA